The following coding sequences lie in one Alicyclobacillus curvatus genomic window:
- a CDS encoding Lrp/AsnC family transcriptional regulator — protein sequence MALEIEKLLDETGWNIIRELQQDARISYSELGKRVGLSSPSVTERIRKMEEAGIITGYHAEVSLTQLGLPVMAIIYLNSIGGRSCSHTFTEVTKIPEVLECFRLTGSDSVIVKAVATSLDHLAMIIDQLSLHGIPSTSIVRSGSMQRHTISRTIFEQNEHTGES from the coding sequence ATGGCCTTAGAAATCGAAAAGCTTCTCGACGAGACAGGGTGGAACATCATCCGCGAGTTACAACAGGATGCACGTATTTCCTACAGTGAACTGGGCAAACGGGTTGGACTTTCTTCACCGTCTGTTACTGAACGTATTCGCAAGATGGAAGAAGCGGGAATCATTACTGGTTATCATGCAGAAGTCAGTTTGACGCAATTGGGGTTACCGGTTATGGCAATCATTTACCTTAACAGCATTGGGGGACGAAGCTGCAGTCACACATTTACAGAAGTGACTAAGATTCCTGAGGTCCTTGAGTGCTTTCGGTTAACTGGAAGCGATTCAGTGATTGTCAAAGCTGTAGCAACATCACTTGATCACCTGGCGATGATTATCGATCAACTGTCACTTCATGGCATACCTTCGACTTCAATCGTTCGATCCGGTTCAATGCAGCGTCATACCATTTCCAGGACCATATTTGAACAGAACGAACACACCGGTGAATCATAG
- a CDS encoding NAD(P)H-dependent oxidoreductase: MPTQILGLGGSLRAGSGTVMALNIALAGAEEQGARTRLMDLASLRLPLFNGSDGIDGYSSKEQAAITSLLDAVDEAQGVILGSPTYHNTISGSLKNALDFLEILREDGPSRFTGKIVGLTTVQGGGSGTGNNTLTTMLLAARAMGAWVPPTIVSIPGGSDMFQEDSHHTDSTIELRLRALGAEVARASEMFSAYWSSI; the protein is encoded by the coding sequence ATGCCTACGCAGATTCTTGGTTTAGGAGGTAGCTTGCGTGCCGGGTCCGGCACAGTTATGGCCCTAAATATTGCACTTGCCGGTGCAGAGGAACAGGGCGCTAGGACTCGACTGATGGACCTTGCAAGCCTACGTCTCCCTTTATTCAACGGAAGCGATGGAATCGACGGATATTCATCAAAGGAACAAGCAGCAATTACATCTCTATTGGATGCAGTGGACGAGGCGCAAGGGGTCATCCTGGGTTCCCCAACGTATCACAACACTATTAGTGGATCGCTTAAGAACGCCCTGGATTTTCTCGAGATTTTAAGGGAGGATGGACCCTCACGATTCACGGGAAAAATCGTCGGATTGACAACCGTACAGGGAGGCGGCTCTGGAACAGGAAACAACACCCTCACCACCATGTTGTTGGCTGCAAGAGCCATGGGGGCATGGGTACCGCCTACAATCGTTTCTATCCCTGGGGGGAGCGACATGTTCCAAGAGGACAGTCATCATACAGACAGTACTATTGAACTGCGGCTGCGAGCACTAGGTGCTGAGGTAGCCCGTGCAAGTGAAATGTTTTCTGCATACTGGAGTTCAATATGA